From a single Streptomyces sp. NBC_01264 genomic region:
- a CDS encoding aspartate aminotransferase family protein → MSQDLSKTAYDHLWMHFTRMSSYENSPVPTIVRGEGTYIFDDKGKRYLDGLAGLFVVNAGHGRKELAEVAYKQAQELAFFPIWSYAHPKAVELAERLAHYAPGDLNKVFFTTGGGEAVETAWKLAKQYFKLQGKHTKYKVISRAVAYHGTPQGALSITGLPALKAPFEPLVPGAHKVVNTNIYRAPIYGDDPEAYGRWCADQIEQEILFEGADTVAAVFLEPVQNAGGCFPPPPGYFQRVREICDEYDVLLVSDETICAFGRLGTMFACDKFGYIPDMITCAKGMTSGYSPIGACIISDRLAEPFYKGDNTFLHGYTFGGHPVSSAVALANLDIFDKEGLNQHVLDNEDAFRSTLEKLHDLPIVGDVRGNGYFYGIELVKDKVTKESFTDEETERVLYGFLSKALFENGLYCRADDRGDPVIQLAPPLIADQGTFDEIEGILRRVLTEAWTKL, encoded by the coding sequence GTGAGCCAGGACCTCTCCAAGACCGCGTACGACCACCTGTGGATGCACTTCACCCGCATGTCGTCGTACGAGAACTCGCCCGTCCCCACCATCGTGCGGGGTGAGGGCACCTACATCTTCGACGACAAGGGCAAGCGCTACCTGGACGGTCTCGCCGGACTGTTCGTGGTCAACGCCGGTCACGGCCGCAAGGAACTGGCCGAGGTCGCCTACAAGCAGGCGCAGGAACTCGCGTTCTTCCCCATCTGGTCGTACGCGCACCCCAAGGCCGTCGAGCTCGCCGAGCGTCTCGCGCACTACGCCCCGGGCGACCTGAACAAGGTCTTCTTCACCACCGGTGGCGGCGAGGCCGTCGAGACCGCCTGGAAGCTCGCCAAGCAGTACTTCAAGCTGCAGGGCAAGCACACCAAGTACAAGGTCATCTCGCGTGCGGTCGCCTATCACGGCACCCCGCAGGGCGCCCTGTCCATCACCGGTCTGCCGGCCCTCAAGGCCCCCTTCGAGCCGCTGGTCCCCGGCGCGCACAAGGTGGTCAACACCAACATCTACCGCGCCCCGATCTACGGCGACGACCCCGAGGCCTACGGCCGCTGGTGCGCCGACCAGATCGAGCAGGAGATCCTTTTCGAGGGTGCCGACACCGTCGCCGCCGTCTTCCTGGAGCCGGTGCAGAACGCCGGTGGCTGCTTCCCGCCGCCGCCCGGCTACTTCCAGCGCGTCCGCGAGATCTGTGACGAGTACGACGTCCTGCTCGTCTCCGACGAGACGATCTGCGCGTTCGGCCGCCTCGGCACGATGTTCGCCTGTGACAAGTTCGGCTACATCCCGGACATGATCACCTGCGCCAAGGGCATGACCTCGGGCTACTCCCCGATCGGTGCCTGCATCATCTCGGACCGCCTCGCCGAGCCGTTCTACAAGGGTGACAACACCTTCCTGCACGGCTACACCTTCGGCGGACACCCGGTGTCCTCCGCGGTGGCGCTCGCCAACCTCGACATCTTCGACAAGGAAGGCCTCAACCAGCACGTGCTGGACAACGAGGACGCCTTCCGCTCGACGCTGGAGAAGCTGCACGACCTGCCGATCGTCGGCGACGTCCGCGGCAACGGCTACTTCTACGGCATCGAGCTCGTCAAGGACAAGGTCACCAAGGAGTCCTTCACGGACGAGGAGACCGAGCGCGTGCTCTACGGCTTCCTCTCCAAGGCGCTCTTCGAGAACGGCCTGTACTGCCGCGCCGACGACCGTGGCGACCCGGTCATCCAGCTGGCCCCGCCGCTGATCGCCGACCAGGGCACCTTCGACGAGATCGAGGGCATCCTGCGCCGCGTGCTCACCGAGGCCTGGACCAAGCTCTAA
- a CDS encoding ABC transporter ATP-binding protein, with protein MTLLQLEGVSVRFGERAVAYALDGVDMAVAEHEIVCVLGPSGSGKSTLLRVVAGLQPVAGGRVLLGGADQAAVPVHRRGVGLMFQDHQLFPHRDVGGNVAFGLRMRGASKQSSEARVTELLELVGLPGAQNRAVASLSGGEQQRVALARALAPSPRLLMLDEPLGQLDRGLRERLVVELRGLFSRLGTTVLAVTHDQGEAFALADRVVVMRDGRIAQAGTPLEVWQRPASEFVARFLGFENVVPAELSAGVAATAWGKVPVPAGSPAGEHRVLIRPAGVVLSPGGGLGCEVVSRTFRGTHVALLLRPEVGPVLEAECDLAGAPAVGDRVAVTFAPSEVVVLPGE; from the coding sequence ATGACCCTGCTTCAGCTGGAAGGGGTGTCGGTCCGCTTCGGTGAGCGTGCGGTCGCCTACGCCCTGGACGGTGTGGACATGGCGGTCGCCGAGCACGAGATCGTGTGCGTGCTGGGGCCGAGCGGGAGCGGCAAGTCCACCCTGCTCCGGGTGGTGGCCGGACTCCAGCCCGTCGCCGGCGGGAGGGTGCTGCTGGGCGGCGCCGACCAGGCCGCAGTGCCCGTACACCGGCGGGGGGTGGGCCTGATGTTCCAGGACCACCAGCTGTTCCCGCACCGGGACGTGGGCGGGAACGTGGCGTTCGGGCTGCGGATGCGGGGCGCTTCGAAGCAGTCCTCCGAGGCCCGGGTCACCGAACTCCTGGAGCTGGTCGGGCTGCCCGGGGCGCAGAACAGGGCGGTGGCTTCGCTGTCCGGCGGCGAGCAGCAACGGGTCGCGCTGGCGCGGGCGCTGGCGCCCTCGCCGCGGCTGCTGATGCTGGACGAGCCGCTCGGGCAGCTGGACCGCGGGCTGCGGGAGCGGCTGGTGGTGGAGTTGCGGGGGCTGTTCTCGCGGCTGGGCACGACCGTGCTGGCCGTCACGCACGACCAGGGCGAGGCGTTCGCGCTGGCCGACCGGGTGGTCGTCATGCGGGACGGGCGGATCGCGCAGGCGGGGACCCCGCTGGAGGTGTGGCAGCGGCCGGCGTCGGAGTTCGTGGCGCGGTTCCTGGGCTTCGAGAACGTCGTCCCGGCGGAGCTTTCCGCCGGGGTGGCGGCGACTGCGTGGGGGAAGGTCCCGGTTCCGGCCGGGTCACCGGCGGGGGAGCACCGGGTGCTGATCCGGCCCGCGGGGGTCGTGCTGTCGCCGGGGGGAGGGCTGGGGTGCGAGGTGGTGTCGCGGACCTTCCGGGGGACGCATGTCGCGCTGCTGCTTCGGCCCGAGGTGGGGCCGGTGCTGGAGGCGGAGTGTGATTTGGCCGGGGCGCCGGCGGTCGGGGACCGGGTTGCGGTGACCTTCGCCCCGAGCGAGGTGGTCGTGCTGCCGGGGGAGTAG
- the frr gene encoding ribosome recycling factor, translated as MTEEILLEAEEKMEKAVVVAKEDFAAIRTGRAHPAMFNKIVAEYYGAITPINQLASFSVPEPRMAIVTPFDKSALRNIETAIRDSDLGVNPSNDGSIIRVTFPELTQDRRKEYIKVARTKAEDSKVSIRAIRRKAKDALDKLVKDKEAGEDEVRRAEKELDDTTAKYVAQVDELLKHKEAELLEV; from the coding sequence GTGACCGAAGAGATCCTCCTCGAGGCCGAGGAGAAGATGGAAAAGGCCGTCGTCGTCGCCAAGGAAGACTTCGCCGCGATTCGCACCGGTCGTGCGCACCCGGCGATGTTCAACAAGATCGTGGCGGAGTACTACGGCGCCATCACGCCCATCAACCAGCTCGCCTCCTTCTCGGTCCCCGAGCCGCGCATGGCGATCGTGACCCCGTTCGACAAGAGCGCCCTGCGCAACATCGAGACGGCCATCCGCGACTCCGACCTGGGCGTCAACCCCAGCAACGACGGCAGCATCATCCGGGTGACCTTCCCCGAGCTGACGCAGGACCGCCGCAAGGAGTACATCAAGGTCGCGCGCACCAAGGCCGAGGACTCCAAGGTCTCGATCCGCGCCATCCGCCGCAAGGCGAAGGACGCCCTTGACAAGCTCGTCAAGGACAAGGAGGCCGGCGAGGACGAGGTGCGCCGCGCCGAGAAGGAGCTCGACGACACCACCGCGAAGTACGTCGCGCAGGTGGACGAGCTCCTGAAGCACAAGGAAGCCGAGCTCCTCGAAGTCTGA
- the pyrH gene encoding UMP kinase gives MNQGVDTHTASDDKSDQDKKGRRFMLKLSGEAFSGGGGLGVDPDVVHAIAREIAAVVRDGSEIAVVIGGGNFFRGAELQQRGMDRARSDYMGMLGTVMNCLALQDFLEKEGIDSRVQTAITMGQVAEPYIPLRAVRHLEKGRVVIFGAGMGMPYFSTDTTAAQRALEIDAEALLMGKNGVDGVYDSDPKKNPDAVKFDALEYSEVLSRDLKVADATAITLCRDNKLPILVFELLAEGNIARAVKGEKIGTLVSDQGTRA, from the coding sequence ATGAATCAGGGCGTGGACACCCACACCGCTTCCGACGACAAGAGCGACCAGGACAAGAAGGGCCGCCGCTTCATGCTGAAGCTGTCGGGCGAGGCCTTCTCCGGCGGCGGAGGACTCGGCGTAGACCCCGACGTCGTCCACGCCATCGCCCGCGAGATCGCCGCGGTGGTCCGCGACGGCTCCGAGATCGCCGTGGTGATCGGCGGCGGCAACTTCTTCCGCGGCGCCGAGCTCCAGCAGCGCGGCATGGACCGGGCCCGGTCCGACTACATGGGCATGCTCGGCACCGTCATGAACTGCCTCGCCCTCCAGGACTTCCTGGAGAAGGAAGGCATCGACTCCCGCGTCCAGACGGCCATCACCATGGGCCAGGTCGCCGAGCCGTACATCCCGCTGCGCGCCGTGCGCCACCTGGAGAAGGGCCGCGTCGTCATCTTCGGCGCCGGCATGGGCATGCCCTACTTCTCCACCGACACCACGGCCGCCCAGCGTGCCCTGGAGATCGACGCGGAAGCCCTGCTCATGGGCAAGAACGGCGTCGACGGGGTCTACGACTCGGACCCGAAGAAGAACCCGGACGCGGTGAAGTTCGACGCGCTGGAGTACAGCGAGGTGCTGTCGCGCGACCTCAAGGTCGCCGATGCCACCGCCATCACGCTGTGCCGCGACAACAAGCTGCCGATCCTGGTCTTCGAGCTGCTCGCCGAGGGCAATATCGCCCGAGCCGTCAAGGGTGAGAAGATCGGCACGCTCGTGAGCGACCAGGGCACCCGGGCCTGA
- a CDS encoding ABC transporter permease → MAVPLVFFGLFFAYPVAAIVGRGLKTDAGWQFGRIGEVLARPDIGDVLWFTTWQALASTALTLLIALPGAYVFARFEFPGKQLLRALVTVPFVLPTVVVGTAFLALVGRNGLLDEVWGIRLDTTVWAILLAHVFFNYAVVIRTVGGLWAQLDPRQEEAARVLGAGRFAAWRRVTLPALVPAVAAASLMVFLFTFSSFGVVQILGGPAYSTLEVEVYRQTAQLLDLPTAAVLTMVQFAAIGGILAVHAWTVRKRETALRLVDPRRTTHRPRGWAQRTLLGGVLLTVALLIVLPLGVLVERSLDAPGGYGFGFYRALQEVGAGGGTFLVPPLEAIWNSLQYALAATAIALVVGGLAAAALTRRGGRFVRGFDVLLMLPLGVSAVTVGFGFLITLDEPPLDLRTSWILVPLAQALVGVPFVVRTMLPVLRAVDGRLREAAAVLGASPLRAWREVDLPMVRRALLIAAGFAFAVSLGEFGATVFIARPDHPTLPVAVARLLGRAGEMNYGQAMALSTILMLVCAVSLLLLERLRPDKTSGEF, encoded by the coding sequence ATGGCCGTGCCGCTCGTCTTCTTCGGGCTGTTCTTCGCCTACCCCGTCGCCGCGATCGTCGGGCGCGGGCTCAAGACCGACGCCGGCTGGCAGTTCGGCCGGATCGGCGAGGTGCTGGCCCGGCCCGACATCGGCGACGTGCTCTGGTTCACCACCTGGCAGGCGCTCGCGTCCACGGCGCTCACGCTCCTGATCGCACTCCCCGGCGCGTACGTCTTCGCGCGCTTCGAGTTCCCCGGCAAACAACTGCTGAGGGCGCTCGTGACGGTGCCGTTCGTGCTGCCGACCGTCGTGGTCGGCACCGCGTTCCTGGCGCTCGTGGGGCGGAACGGTCTGCTGGACGAGGTGTGGGGGATCCGCCTCGACACGACCGTGTGGGCGATCCTGCTCGCGCACGTCTTCTTCAACTACGCCGTCGTCATCCGCACGGTCGGCGGACTGTGGGCGCAGCTCGACCCGCGCCAGGAAGAGGCAGCCCGGGTGCTGGGCGCCGGGCGGTTCGCCGCCTGGCGCCGGGTGACCCTGCCCGCGCTGGTTCCGGCCGTGGCGGCCGCCTCGCTGATGGTGTTCCTGTTCACGTTCTCCTCCTTCGGCGTCGTGCAGATCCTGGGCGGGCCCGCGTACTCCACCCTGGAGGTGGAGGTCTACCGGCAGACCGCGCAGCTCCTGGACCTGCCGACGGCCGCGGTGCTGACGATGGTGCAGTTCGCGGCCATCGGCGGGATCCTGGCCGTGCACGCCTGGACGGTGCGCAAGCGGGAGACCGCGCTGCGGCTCGTCGACCCGAGGCGGACCACGCACCGGCCGCGCGGCTGGGCCCAGCGCACCCTGCTCGGCGGGGTGCTGCTGACGGTGGCGCTGCTGATCGTGCTCCCGCTCGGGGTGCTCGTGGAACGCTCCCTGGACGCCCCGGGCGGCTACGGCTTCGGCTTCTACCGGGCTCTCCAGGAGGTGGGCGCCGGCGGCGGAACGTTCCTGGTGCCGCCGCTGGAGGCGATCTGGAACTCCCTGCAGTACGCGCTGGCCGCCACCGCCATCGCGCTGGTCGTCGGCGGGCTCGCGGCCGCGGCGCTGACCCGGCGCGGGGGCCGTTTCGTACGGGGCTTCGACGTGCTGCTGATGCTCCCGCTCGGGGTGTCGGCCGTGACCGTCGGCTTCGGCTTCCTCATCACCCTCGACGAGCCGCCGCTGGACCTGCGGACCTCGTGGATCCTGGTGCCGCTGGCGCAGGCGCTGGTGGGCGTTCCCTTCGTCGTACGGACCATGCTGCCGGTCCTGCGCGCCGTGGACGGACGGCTGCGGGAGGCCGCCGCCGTGCTCGGGGCCTCACCGCTGCGGGCCTGGCGAGAGGTGGACCTGCCGATGGTGCGGAGGGCCCTGCTGATCGCCGCCGGCTTCGCTTTCGCGGTGTCCCTCGGGGAGTTCGGGGCGACCGTCTTCATCGCGCGGCCTGACCATCCGACGCTGCCGGTCGCCGTGGCGCGGCTGCTGGGGCGGGCCGGGGAGATGAACTACGGGCAGGCGATGGCCCTGAGCACGATTCTGATGCTGGTGTGCGCGGTGTCCCTGCTGCTGCTGGAGCGCCTGCGCCCCGACAAGACCTCCGGAGAGTTCTGA
- the rlmN gene encoding 23S rRNA (adenine(2503)-C(2))-methyltransferase RlmN, with amino-acid sequence MARPVPGELTFVAPRGAKKPPRHLADLTPEERREAVAAIGEKPFRAKQLSQHYFARYAHDPAEWTDIPAASREKLQQELLPDLMNVIRHISCDDDTTRKTLWKLHDGTLVESVLMRYPDRVTMCISSQAGCGMNCPFCATGQAGLDRNLSTAEIVHQIVDGMRALRDGEVPGGPARLSNIVFMGMGEPLANYNRVVGAIRRLTDPEPDGLGLSQRGITVSTVGLVPAMLRFADEGFKCRLAVSLHAPDDELRDTLVPVNTRWNVREVLGAAWEYAEKSGRRISIEYALIRDINDQAWRGDLLGRLLKGKRVHVNLIPLNPTPGSKWTASRPEDEKAFVEAIARHGVPVTVRDTRGQEIDGACGQLAASER; translated from the coding sequence ATGGCCCGCCCCGTCCCGGGAGAGCTCACTTTCGTCGCCCCTCGTGGAGCGAAGAAGCCGCCCCGGCACCTCGCCGACCTCACCCCCGAGGAGCGCCGGGAGGCCGTCGCCGCGATCGGTGAGAAGCCGTTCCGGGCCAAGCAGCTCTCCCAGCACTACTTCGCCCGGTACGCGCACGACCCGGCCGAGTGGACCGACATTCCGGCGGCGTCCCGCGAGAAGCTCCAACAGGAGCTGCTGCCGGACCTGATGAACGTCATCCGCCACATCTCCTGCGATGACGACACCACCCGCAAGACCCTGTGGAAGCTGCACGACGGCACGCTCGTCGAGTCCGTGCTGATGCGCTACCCGGACCGGGTCACCATGTGCATCTCCTCGCAGGCCGGCTGCGGCATGAACTGCCCGTTCTGCGCCACCGGCCAGGCCGGTCTCGACCGCAACCTGTCGACCGCCGAGATCGTCCACCAGATCGTCGACGGCATGCGCGCCCTGCGCGACGGCGAGGTCCCCGGCGGGCCCGCCCGGCTGTCGAACATCGTCTTCATGGGCATGGGCGAGCCGCTCGCCAACTACAACCGCGTCGTCGGTGCCATCCGCCGCCTCACCGACCCGGAGCCCGACGGCCTGGGCCTGTCCCAGCGCGGGATCACCGTCTCCACCGTGGGCCTGGTCCCGGCGATGCTCCGCTTCGCCGACGAGGGCTTCAAGTGCCGCCTCGCCGTCTCCCTGCACGCCCCAGACGACGAACTGCGCGACACCCTGGTCCCCGTGAACACCCGCTGGAACGTCCGCGAGGTGCTCGGCGCGGCCTGGGAGTACGCGGAGAAGTCCGGCCGCCGGATCTCCATCGAGTACGCCCTGATCCGTGACATCAACGACCAGGCCTGGCGCGGTGACCTGCTCGGCCGGCTGCTCAAGGGCAAGCGCGTGCACGTCAACCTGATCCCGCTGAACCCGACGCCGGGCTCGAAGTGGACCGCCTCGCGGCCCGAGGACGAGAAGGCCTTCGTCGAGGCCATCGCCCGCCACGGCGTGCCGGTGACCGTACGGGACACCCGCGGTCAGGAGATCGACGGGGCGTGCGGCCAGCTCGCGGCCTCGGAGCGCTGA
- a CDS encoding ABC transporter ATP-binding protein, protein MVAPRDNAPPDNAPSDRTPSDNVPPQDDLLWARSLHYSHSGSPGLIGVSVGVRAGEILAVTGPRGSGKSTLLRCLSGQLRPEQGEVWFNSVPVHTMGTLARERLRRDRFGWIGPEPKLLPELRVWENAALPLLIAGASHRTAKRAACEWLDRLDIGAFARKHPGALNRAESQRVALARALAHLPAVVFADEPTAPLHRAERSLLLRTLTTAARSHGITVLLATHDEETAAVADRDFSLLDGRPAAAAAAAGHSPSSFPQPPEDQAACSLSA, encoded by the coding sequence ATGGTGGCTCCACGGGACAACGCTCCGCCGGACAACGCTCCGTCGGACAGAACTCCTTCGGACAACGTCCCGCCCCAGGACGATCTGCTCTGGGCACGGTCCCTTCATTACTCCCACAGCGGCTCGCCGGGCCTCATCGGAGTCTCGGTCGGCGTCCGCGCGGGAGAGATCCTCGCCGTGACCGGCCCCCGCGGCAGCGGCAAGAGCACGCTGCTGCGCTGCCTGTCCGGACAGCTCCGGCCCGAGCAGGGCGAGGTCTGGTTCAACAGCGTCCCCGTGCACACCATGGGCACCCTGGCCCGCGAACGGCTGCGCCGCGACCGCTTCGGCTGGATCGGCCCCGAGCCGAAGCTGCTGCCCGAGCTCCGGGTCTGGGAGAACGCCGCCCTGCCGCTGCTGATCGCCGGCGCGAGTCACCGCACCGCCAAACGGGCCGCCTGCGAATGGCTGGACCGCCTCGACATCGGCGCCTTCGCCCGCAAGCACCCCGGCGCCCTCAACCGGGCCGAGTCCCAGCGCGTCGCGCTCGCCCGCGCCCTCGCGCACCTGCCCGCCGTGGTCTTCGCCGACGAGCCCACCGCCCCGCTGCACCGCGCCGAGCGCTCCCTGCTGCTGCGCACGCTCACCACGGCCGCCCGCTCCCACGGCATCACCGTGCTGCTGGCCACCCACGACGAGGAGACCGCGGCCGTCGCCGACCGGGACTTCTCCCTGCTCGACGGCCGGCCGGCCGCCGCGGCAGCCGCGGCCGGGCACTCCCCCAGCTCCTTCCCCCAGCCCCCGGAGGACCAGGCCGCGTGCTCGCTCTCCGCCTAG
- a CDS encoding LOG family protein: MANPHIETDTEIETLAEFDRVVARGSLSGYRIQAVNLLERTFALLSADTSSAVFLGCAMEPDASVKVRADGALVFPPVPDLPFNPYRGLLYTPEELFTGLSAGYEATPDAEAYAWFQETKADGDIYSSMLRSIHDDAISDALDEHLVGARVVGVMGGHAMTRGGDAYRGAAELGRTLTRSGLTVATGGGPGAMEAANLGAYLAPAPDEALPEALRMLAKAPSFTPSVSDWARAAFAVRERWPAVTGGDSVGIPTWSYGHEPPNPFAGHIAKYFANATREDGLLARSNAGVVFLPGAAGTVQEIFDNATPNYYESRGEPTPMILVDRAHWTERLPAWPLLQALARGRAMESRIALVDSVTEVPAALAAMS, from the coding sequence ATGGCCAACCCACACATCGAGACCGATACCGAGATCGAGACGCTCGCCGAATTCGACCGGGTTGTGGCCCGCGGTTCGCTCAGCGGGTACCGCATCCAGGCGGTCAACCTGTTGGAGCGAACCTTCGCCCTGCTGTCCGCCGACACCTCGTCAGCCGTGTTCCTGGGCTGCGCGATGGAGCCGGACGCCTCGGTCAAGGTGCGCGCGGACGGCGCCCTGGTCTTCCCGCCCGTCCCTGACCTGCCGTTCAACCCCTACCGGGGCCTGCTCTACACGCCGGAGGAGCTCTTCACCGGCCTGTCCGCGGGCTACGAGGCCACTCCGGACGCCGAGGCGTACGCCTGGTTCCAGGAGACCAAGGCGGACGGCGACATCTACTCCTCGATGCTGCGTTCCATCCACGACGACGCCATCTCCGACGCCCTCGACGAACACCTCGTGGGCGCCCGCGTCGTCGGGGTGATGGGCGGCCACGCCATGACCCGCGGCGGCGACGCCTACCGGGGCGCGGCCGAGCTGGGCCGGACGCTGACCCGCTCCGGGCTGACCGTGGCCACCGGCGGCGGCCCGGGCGCCATGGAGGCGGCCAACCTCGGCGCGTACCTCGCCCCGGCCCCCGACGAGGCCCTGCCCGAAGCCCTGCGGATGCTGGCCAAGGCCCCGTCCTTCACCCCGTCCGTCTCCGACTGGGCGCGTGCGGCCTTCGCCGTACGGGAACGCTGGCCGGCGGTCACGGGCGGCGACTCGGTGGGCATCCCGACCTGGTCCTACGGACACGAGCCGCCGAACCCCTTCGCCGGGCACATCGCGAAGTACTTCGCCAACGCCACCCGCGAGGACGGACTCCTCGCACGGTCCAACGCGGGCGTGGTCTTCCTGCCCGGCGCGGCGGGCACGGTCCAGGAGATATTCGACAACGCGACGCCCAACTACTACGAGTCCCGCGGCGAGCCGACGCCGATGATCCTCGTCGACCGCGCCCACTGGACCGAGCGGCTGCCCGCCTGGCCACTGCTCCAGGCGCTCGCCCGGGGCCGGGCGATGGAGTCCCGGATCGCCCTGGTCGACTCGGTGACCGAGGTCCCGGCGGCCCTCGCCGCGATGAGCTGA
- a CDS encoding thiamine ABC transporter substrate-binding protein: MSTTKKMAGVALAAALGVTTLSACGGGDAKDKSAGASDAPASKSSAVKTITLVSHDSFNVTDTVLKEFEQQSGYTVKVLKSGDAGAALNQEILTKGSPRGDVFFGVDNTLLSRALDNGIFTPYEAKGLAGVKPEFVLDKEHRVTPVDSGDICVNYDKAYFADKKLAPPQTLDDLIKPEYKNLLVTENAATSSPGLGFLLASVGKYGDEGWKDYWSKLKANGVEVVDGWEQAYNERFSGSAGGKKAKGDRPLVVSYASSPPVEVLYGEPQPTEAPTGVSTGTCFRQTEFAGLLKGAKNEEGGKALLDFLISKKFQEDMPLQMFVNPVTKDAALPELFTKHGVVIEKPETVAPEAIAKNRDQWVKAWSALVVK; encoded by the coding sequence ATGAGCACCACCAAGAAGATGGCCGGCGTCGCGCTCGCGGCCGCGCTCGGCGTCACCACGCTCAGCGCCTGCGGCGGCGGCGACGCCAAGGACAAGTCCGCCGGGGCGAGCGACGCTCCGGCGTCCAAGTCCAGTGCCGTGAAGACCATCACCCTCGTCTCGCACGACTCCTTCAACGTGACCGACACGGTCCTCAAGGAGTTCGAGCAGCAGAGCGGCTACACCGTCAAGGTCCTGAAGTCCGGCGACGCGGGCGCGGCCCTGAACCAGGAGATCCTGACCAAGGGCTCCCCGCGCGGCGACGTCTTCTTCGGCGTGGACAACACGCTGCTCTCCCGGGCCCTCGACAACGGCATCTTCACGCCGTACGAGGCCAAGGGACTGGCCGGCGTGAAGCCCGAGTTCGTGCTCGACAAGGAGCACCGGGTCACCCCGGTCGACTCCGGCGACATCTGCGTCAACTACGACAAGGCCTACTTCGCCGACAAGAAGCTCGCCCCGCCGCAGACGCTGGACGACCTGATCAAGCCGGAGTACAAGAACCTGCTGGTCACCGAGAACGCCGCGACCTCCTCGCCCGGCCTCGGCTTCCTCCTCGCCTCCGTCGGCAAGTACGGCGACGAGGGTTGGAAGGACTACTGGAGCAAGCTGAAGGCCAACGGCGTCGAGGTCGTCGACGGCTGGGAGCAGGCCTACAACGAGCGCTTCTCCGGCTCGGCGGGCGGCAAGAAGGCCAAGGGCGACCGCCCGCTGGTCGTCTCCTACGCCTCCAGCCCGCCGGTCGAGGTCCTCTACGGCGAGCCCCAGCCGACCGAGGCCCCCACGGGCGTCTCGACGGGCACCTGCTTCCGGCAGACCGAGTTCGCCGGTCTGCTCAAGGGCGCGAAGAACGAGGAGGGCGGCAAGGCGCTCCTGGACTTCCTGATCTCCAAGAAGTTCCAGGAGGACATGCCGCTCCAGATGTTCGTGAACCCGGTGACCAAGGACGCGGCGCTGCCCGAGCTGTTCACCAAGCACGGCGTGGTCATCGAGAAGCCCGAGACGGTCGCCCCCGAGGCCATCGCCAAGAACCGCGACCAGTGGGTCAAGGCCTGGTCCGCCCTCGTCGTGAAGTAG
- a CDS encoding phosphatidate cytidylyltransferase yields MNDTSWQPEPVPAGPAYDALVGPHTRPMPIVPDAAGRDFDDREARDRGAAADGGPLFRADTPPQEPMPSPPPTPPSPAPQDASPPPQKKRAGRDLRAAIGVGVGLGAVIFASLLIVKAVFVGVVVVAVVVGLWELTSRLQEKKGIKAPLVPLAIGGAAMVIAGYVRGAEGAWVAMALTVLAVLVWRMTEPPEDYLKDVTAGAFAAFYVPFLATFVAMLLTADDGPQRVITFLLLTVVSDTGAYAVGWRFGKTKLAPRISPGKTREGLFGAVAFAMGAGALCMEFLIDGGVWWQGLVLGFAVAVSATLGDLGESMIKRDLGIKDMGTLLPGHGGIMDRLDSLLPTAPVVWLLLALFVGTG; encoded by the coding sequence ATGAACGACACTTCCTGGCAGCCGGAGCCGGTTCCGGCGGGTCCCGCCTACGATGCGCTGGTGGGCCCGCACACTCGGCCCATGCCCATCGTGCCCGATGCCGCCGGCCGTGACTTCGACGACCGGGAAGCACGCGATCGGGGGGCCGCCGCTGACGGCGGCCCCCTCTTCCGCGCCGATACGCCGCCGCAGGAGCCCATGCCCAGCCCCCCGCCGACCCCGCCTTCGCCGGCACCGCAGGACGCTTCGCCCCCGCCTCAGAAGAAGCGTGCCGGGCGGGACCTGCGTGCCGCCATAGGGGTCGGAGTGGGCCTCGGAGCGGTGATCTTCGCTTCGCTGCTCATCGTCAAGGCGGTCTTCGTCGGCGTCGTCGTCGTGGCGGTCGTCGTCGGCCTGTGGGAACTGACCTCCCGGCTCCAGGAGAAGAAGGGCATCAAGGCCCCGCTGGTCCCGCTCGCCATCGGCGGCGCGGCCATGGTGATCGCCGGATACGTCCGCGGCGCCGAGGGTGCCTGGGTGGCCATGGCGCTGACGGTGCTGGCGGTCCTCGTCTGGAGGATGACCGAGCCTCCCGAGGACTACCTCAAGGACGTCACGGCGGGCGCCTTCGCGGCGTTCTACGTGCCTTTCCTCGCCACCTTCGTCGCGATGCTGCTCACCGCCGACGACGGACCGCAGCGGGTGATCACCTTCCTGCTGCTGACCGTGGTCAGCGACACCGGGGCCTACGCGGTGGGGTGGCGCTTCGGCAAGACCAAGCTCGCCCCGCGCATCAGCCCCGGAAAGACCCGCGAGGGGCTCTTCGGAGCGGTGGCCTTCGCGATGGGCGCCGGCGCGCTGTGCATGGAGTTCCTGATCGACGGGGGCGTCTGGTGGCAGGGCCTGGTGCTCGGCTTCGCCGTCGCGGTCAGCGCCACCCTCGGTGACCTCGGGGAATCCATGATCAAGCGGGATCTCGGGATCAAGGACATGGGCACCCTGCTGCCGGGTCACGGCGGCATCATGGACCGGCTGGACTCGCTGCTCCCGACGGCCCCGGTGGTCTGGCTGCTGCTGGCGCTGTTCGTCGGTACCGGCTGA